Proteins encoded within one genomic window of Candidatus Coatesbacteria bacterium:
- a CDS encoding redoxin family protein has translation MRTNVLLSAVLLAVLPLTAACGAAEDSEGETMARTRAPEIPDDGPERWINSEPLTMEELRGRVVLIDFWEYTCVNCLRTLPYIREWHERYAEAGLVIIGVHAPEFEFGYERENVAAAAAELGIDYPVYLDNDFELWSRYANRWWPRKLIIDPAGYIAHDHIGEGGYGHTEEVIQRLLAEVDPDFAPPPIMEPVNDKDKPGAVCHPMTPELYAGYLRGRFAHRVYPDQETDYDTAAVYDLHKAHLFGEWRVENERLRHLAATEPPGDRIDIRFRATEVNAVLHRAKGRTYDVRVELDGAPLKPEAAGADVHWDDDGHSYLLIDAGRMYRILDSPQYGDHILSLYADSADFALYAYTFGACTTAGE, from the coding sequence ATGAGAACCAACGTACTGCTGTCGGCCGTCCTGTTGGCCGTGCTACCGCTGACGGCCGCCTGCGGCGCCGCCGAAGACAGCGAAGGAGAAACCATGGCCCGCACCCGCGCCCCGGAGATCCCCGACGACGGCCCCGAGCGCTGGATCAACTCCGAACCCCTGACGATGGAGGAGCTGCGTGGCAGGGTGGTGCTGATCGACTTCTGGGAGTACACCTGCGTCAACTGCCTGCGCACCCTGCCCTACATCAGGGAGTGGCACGAGCGCTACGCCGAGGCCGGCCTGGTGATCATCGGCGTCCACGCCCCGGAGTTCGAGTTCGGCTACGAGCGGGAGAACGTCGCCGCCGCCGCCGCCGAGCTGGGCATCGACTACCCGGTCTATCTCGACAACGACTTCGAGCTCTGGAGCCGCTACGCCAACCGCTGGTGGCCGCGCAAGCTGATCATCGATCCGGCGGGCTACATCGCCCACGACCACATCGGCGAGGGCGGCTACGGCCACACCGAGGAAGTCATCCAGCGGTTGCTGGCCGAGGTCGATCCCGACTTCGCCCCGCCGCCGATCATGGAACCAGTCAACGACAAGGACAAGCCCGGCGCCGTCTGCCACCCGATGACACCGGAGCTCTACGCCGGATACCTGCGCGGACGCTTCGCCCACCGCGTCTACCCCGACCAGGAGACCGACTACGACACCGCCGCGGTCTACGATCTGCACAAGGCCCACCTGTTCGGCGAGTGGCGGGTCGAGAACGAACGCCTGCGCCATCTGGCCGCAACGGAGCCGCCCGGTGACCGCATCGACATCCGCTTCCGCGCCACCGAGGTCAACGCCGTACTGCACCGGGCCAAGGGCCGGACCTACGATGTGCGTGTCGAGCTGGACGGCGCGCCCCTGAAGCCGGAAGCCGCCGGTGCCGACGTTCACTGGGATGACGACGGCCACAGCTACCTGCTAATCGACGCCGGGCGGATGTACCGCATCCTCGACAGCCCACAGTACGGCGACCATATCCTCAGCTTGTACGCCGATTCGGCGGATTTCGCCCTCTACGCCTACACCTTCGGCGCCTGCACCACAGCGGGAGAGTGA
- a CDS encoding T9SS type A sorting domain-containing protein, translated as MMRKLILVLLLVFSSLVSAQTASATRGIDYQNTGQSPYVGPHEGVRLLWYKPWTGYGRITMDSQGYIYHNLYSQSGKFDINGNLVATYDHPGQWFYSWWPVISPDESNVIIKNIIIQSNYQDGIYIEEGVISNAGEFFGNFTDDGNPLLFGELYDDDVYYIKEYAISGTEIWGEVINNYDYHNLGFYPTITYSSNIICANTYQYPYGGGGGEYDWFYDMNGNRTIDEDNNVYIVLADYPYSYRAAVDEEGNELWSYTYDFDVNPEMYLRYISYHPDGFLVVNGYSLFAFDPTDGSILWGPVLEDNHVDPTDKPIIDADGYIYTAESGVFDDLVCLDSSGTEVWREEVELPISGNPEWGPFEHTIIAPNGNLYYVGGTSEDGRFMICLTASGAWVNDTNFAAEVNDDGNVELKWTDTPEWPFHSYVVDRVIKEDHYAGVHPVHEQPLPADGGPYELLDTDLEPGQTWEYTLKAVRGDGITHPYGPIEVTIPDPRGRALFLDHPYPNPANSAVTLEYELPSGLDTVELTIYDLSGRGITTLDLDPTPGRHCLILPTDSYPQGVYLARIAGDNASATRRFVISR; from the coding sequence ATGATGCGCAAGCTCATACTCGTTTTACTATTAGTTTTCAGTTCCCTTGTTTCCGCTCAGACTGCCAGCGCCACACGCGGCATTGATTATCAAAACACGGGCCAAAGTCCCTATGTTGGTCCCCATGAAGGTGTAAGGTTGTTGTGGTATAAGCCCTGGACGGGTTATGGGCGTATAACGATGGATTCACAAGGGTATATATACCATAATTTATATAGTCAGAGCGGTAAGTTTGATATCAATGGAAATTTAGTAGCTACTTATGATCACCCTGGTCAGTGGTTTTATTCTTGGTGGCCGGTTATATCCCCTGACGAAAGCAACGTAATAATTAAGAATATAATAATACAGAGTAATTATCAAGATGGAATTTACATAGAGGAAGGTGTAATTTCTAATGCTGGAGAATTCTTTGGTAATTTTACTGATGATGGTAATCCACTTTTATTTGGTGAATTATACGATGATGATGTATACTATATTAAGGAGTATGCCATATCAGGAACTGAAATATGGGGTGAAGTAATTAATAACTATGATTATCATAACTTAGGCTTTTATCCGACAATAACATATTCTAGTAACATCATTTGCGCAAATACATACCAATATCCATACGGCGGAGGTGGTGGCGAGTATGACTGGTTCTACGATATGAATGGCAACAGAACTATCGATGAAGATAATAATGTGTATATAGTGCTAGCAGACTATCCTTATTCATATCGAGCTGCTGTTGACGAAGAAGGAAATGAGTTGTGGAGCTATACATATGATTTCGATGTAAATCCAGAAATGTATCTGCGTTACATTTCTTATCACCCCGATGGTTTCCTGGTAGTCAACGGTTATTCTCTATTCGCCTTTGATCCCACTGACGGCTCCATCCTCTGGGGTCCGGTGCTGGAGGATAACCATGTTGATCCAACAGATAAACCGATTATTGATGCTGATGGGTATATCTATACAGCAGAGTCCGGTGTTTTTGATGATTTGGTATGCTTGGATAGTTCCGGTACTGAGGTCTGGCGAGAAGAGGTTGAATTACCAATTAGCGGTAATCCCGAGTGGGGACCATTTGAACATACAATAATCGCACCAAATGGCAATCTATACTATGTCGGCGGCACAAGCGAAGATGGCCGATTCATGATTTGCCTGACCGCCTCCGGCGCCTGGGTCAACGACACCAACTTCGCCGCCGAGGTCAACGACGACGGTAACGTCGAACTTAAGTGGACCGATACCCCCGAGTGGCCCTTCCACAGCTACGTGGTCGATCGCGTGATCAAGGAAGACCACTACGCCGGCGTCCATCCGGTACATGAGCAGCCCCTGCCCGCCGACGGCGGCCCCTACGAACTCCTCGACACCGACCTCGAACCCGGCCAGACCTGGGAGTACACGCTCAAGGCCGTCCGCGGCGACGGCATCACCCACCCCTACGGCCCCATCGAGGTGACGATCCCGGACCCACGGGGCCGGGCGCTGTTCCTCGATCACCCCTATCCCAACCCGGCCAACAGCGCCGTCACGCTGGAGTACGAGCTGCCCTCCGGCCTGGACACCGTCGAGCTGACCATCTACGACCTCTCCGGCCGCGGCATCACCACGCTGGACCTCGATCCCACCCCCGGCCGCCACTGCCTCATCCTCCCCACCGACAGCTACCCCCAGGGCGTCTACCTGGCCCGGATCGCCGGCGATAACGCTAGCGCAACCCGTCGGTTCGTCATCAGCCGCTAA